gcaacTGATTTGACTCAAGAAGTAAGAACATCTACAAAAGTATCTTCATCATgttcttgattttaatttttatttattttccagCTTTGATGGGATTTTAGTTCAAAAGCATTTTTGAAGTTTATGTTTCTTTCCTTGTGGCATCCCTTGTCATTGTTCTGATACTGGTTCAATTGCTCATACATATGTTTTATTCCTTGTCATTGTTCAATTGCCCAGTACTGACTACGCCATTGCTTCGTCTTCCTTGCTAGTTGCTTCACCCTTATAGGAATTTCGTAGCTCTTAGAATGTTTTGTGTGAGTTTAGTCTTGACGATCTGGGGATCGTCATGTATGATGGATTTACCAGAATAACAGTAGAGATTGTTCTTCATAGAATCATAGTTGCTTTAATTTGCCCTAATGTTTTTTAGGAAAGTTTTTTCCAACCTAGGttaaatttttgagaaatttaaACATTCTGTCAATCTAAATGTGATACTCATTATTATTTGTGATTGTTGTGGTTGAAAAAAAAGAGTAAAAGGTCCTAAGTTTACTTCTAAATTCTCACATTTGTTCCCTTTTTAAgtcctttatttttatttttgatttcaggCATTTCAAGTTTTAGCATAGCACCGGATTTTACGGGTAGGCAGTGGACTTCTCTTTATCTTAAAGTGACAAATCATAGCCTCACAGGTAATTTTAGATTTGTAgttgtgatttttttaaaattatttaaaattttaaattatctgaAAATTATGATTCTAATACTAGGGAAAGTTGTGATattataaattgatttattattGTGTTTGAGTTTATCATAAAATGAATAATATGATTGAGTTTGTTATAATTGATTGGTAGTTATTTTTTTGTTCTTAagttataaataattaatttatagttatttttttttcttaggttATAAATGGAACACCAACAACCTTCAAATAAAAAGCCAAAAACATTATTGTCATTTTTTAGGAAAAGAGATGATCAGTATGAATCTAATAATCAATTGCAATGTGATATACCTCTTAGATCAACAGTTGGATCCTCTACTTCCGATTTACAGCCTCATTTTGTATCTAGGCCAATagaacaaagagaagaagaatttgATATTTCTTCTATTGAACGAGATCCAGGATTACGAAAATTGATTTGTGAATACTCTGTTAATGAGCGGGATGAGATTAGAAGAGCATATATCAAAGCAGGTCCTTATCAATCCAAACTTATTGAGTATCCAAGAACAAAAATTGGAAAGCAAAATCGgcgatttcaatatgtttggttcaaacaaTTTCCTTGGCTAGAATATTCACCTTCAAAGGACAAAGCATATTGTTTTCCATGCTTTCTTTTTGAGAATACAAGTAATCCAATGGCTCGTTCTGCACTTGTTTCTGAAGGGTTTAACAGTTGGAAGAGAGTTAATGATGGAGAAAAATGTGCATTTCTTATTCATGTTGGTTCATTGTCTTCATCACATAATAGATGTGTGAAATGTGTTCAggatttgatgaaaccaaagcaaAATATTGACAAAGTGTTGAATGCTCAATCTACGGAAGAAATTATAAAGAATAGGTTGCGCCTAAAGGCAACAATTGAAGGTTTATTATGGCTTGCAACTCAAGGATGTTCTTTTAGAGGTCATGATGAGTCAGAGAATTCCTTAAATCGTGGAAATTTTATTGAATTGTTGAAATTTCAAGCACATTTAAATGATGAAATTGCAAAAGTTGTGTTACATAATGCCCCACAAAATGCTAAATACACTTCTCCGCAAATTCAAAAGGAAATATTGCATATTCTTGCTAATAAAGTGAGAACAATGATTCGAGATGAATTGGGAGATGCCAAgttttgtattcttgttgatgaagCTCAAGATGAATCTAAAAAAGAACAAATGTCTCTTATTTTCAGATTTGTTAATAATTCTGGATTTTTGGTGGAACGTTTCTTTGAGATTGTGAGTGTTGAGGACACAACATCAGCAAACCTTAAGAAATCAATTTCTGACATCTTTGTTCAACACAATATTCAAATCCACAACATGAGAAGACAAGGGTATGATGGTGCAAGTAATATGCGTGGTGAATGGAATGGACTTCAAGCATTATTTCTTAGAGACTGTCCATATGCCTATTATGTACATTGTTTTGCTCATCGTTTACAGTTAACATTGGTTGCAGCTGCTAAGGATGTGCCTTCTATTTGGCAATTCTTTTCTTATTTGACTTCCATTGTAAACTTCGTCACCTCGTCTCCTAAACGTCTTAGTGATTTACAATCTGCTCAACAAGAAGAGATTGCATATATGTTGGCTATTGGTGAGTGTGAATCTGGTACAGGAGCTAATCAAATTGGTACATTGCATAGACCTGGTGCTACTCGTTGGAGCTCTCATTATGATTCTGTTAGGAACTTGATAGACATGTATGCAGCAACTTGTAAGATCCTTGGAAATCTCAGTGAAAATGGGCCAAATGGTACAATACGTGGTGAAGCTTGTGGTTTATGCAACATGATTACGAGTTTTGAGTTTGTATTTGTGTTGTTTTTGATGGAAAAGATCTTAGAAACCACTGACATTCTTTGTCAAGCTCTACAAAATAAATCACAAGACATTGTGAATGCTTTAAAATTTGTCTCAACCACAAAAGTCATCCTTCTAAAATTTAGAGAAGATGGTTGGGATGAATTTTTTGTGAAAGTAAAGGTTTTTTGTGAACGACATAATATTGAGATGCCTGATATGAGCTGTGGTTATAAAGTTAATCGTTATTGTCAACAACGGGATCATGTTACAGTTGAGCATCACTATCACTATAATATTTTTAATGCTGCAATAGATTTTCAAGTGATGGAACTAAATTGTAGATTCAGTGAGGCAACAATGGAACTTCTTGCTCTTTGTTCAGCTTTGGATCCTActgattcatttaaaaaatttaatatgggCGATATTTGCAAGCTTGCATCAAAATTTTATCCGGCTGATTTTAGTCAACAAGAAATTCATGCTTTGAGAGTTGAATTGGAACACTATCAACTTGACATAGTTTGTGATCATGAGTTTCAACAAATTTCTACTCTTTCTGTATTATATAGAGAAATGATTGTGACTAAAAAGGCTGAGAGTTATGTTATGATTCAGAGATTGATTCGTCTTGTCTTAACTCTTCCTGTATCAACTGCAACTGCAGAGAGAGCCTTTTCATCCATGAAATTTCTCAAAACGGCACGTCGCAACAAGATGGATGATGATTTACTTTCTGATTGCATGATTCTCTACATAGAACGACAATTGTCTGAGAAAATAGACTTGGAATCAGTAATAGATGAGTTTTATACACTAAAATCTCGTCGAGCACAGCTTAAGTAGATGAAGTATTTTGTATGAAATTTGAACTATGTAAAAAGATATTGGGATATAAATATTATGTGTTTGTTAAATGTTTAGTATACatgtatattttattattgtcGTAATTTAGCCCAGGGTATTTAAAGTCTCTGGCTACGCCATTGACCTCATATGCTAGCCATTAGACCCATTCGAGGGGATAAAAAAAATTGTATGGATAAATTTTTTATAGTGATCGACATTACCGTCGAAACGGCCTCTTATCAGAAAATCCTGAAGGAATTTTTGAGTGAACGATACTATTTAATTGATAAGAGTCTATACAGAAAGTGCTCGAATCTGACATCTCAATTAAATGGTACGATTTCATAATCAAAATACCCCTAGTTCAGTTGATGATGATGATCAAGATGATGGGTAAAATAAATGAGAGTCAAGCAAACTGATGAAACGGTTTGttctttaaaaaaacaaaactcaCAAGGGGCTAAGCGAAATTTTTTACCGTCCAGCAATTGCTAATCTCACGTCCTGTGATCCGTTACAGATATTATTATCCTCTTCAGTATTTTGAAACTATTAATTAAAATGGTTAGTTTGAAAGAGGAAACGAAAGTACTGGTGGCCGTTCGATACTTGGATTTAGTAATATCTATAAATATAAAGGGCGAGGAGGAAAATAGGCATGACAATCTGTCGTTACATCGACGAAGCCAGAGCAGCACAACAGCCACGCAAGAGAACAAACGCAGAAGAGGtcgagaggagaggaggagaggaggagaggggcaCCATCGGATCGATTCCTGTCGTCGTCGTTTCCTTTCCCGGTTCCTCCTGCCAGGCTGATTTTTAGGGGCTCGCGCTGCGATTGGCCCACGCCATTCATCGAAAACGAGGAAGATAGCGAGGATAATCTTGAGCGCCGGAGGAGGCGGCCGGACGTCGCCGCTGGCGAGACGGCGACCGGCTGTGATCTGATCCGTGCCTGGCATCGCCAGACAGAGCTGTGGAGCTTCGAGACTTTTCTGGGCGGAAAATttttattctgattttttttttttgttttccttcttcCCTTCTGATTCTGGATTTCATTTCCGCTCATCATGCGGGAATCTGGATACTATTGTTCCAAGAAGACCGACGATATCTGCGAGGACGTCTGCGGCGAGGTGATTTTTAATTCACTTCCCTTTTCCGGAGACCTTTATTAGGGTTGGGAATCGGTGAATTCGATTTTTTTCTGCTTGATTTTAGTTTGTTCTTCAGTTTATCCATCCGAGGTCTA
This region of Zingiber officinale cultivar Zhangliang chromosome 9A, Zo_v1.1, whole genome shotgun sequence genomic DNA includes:
- the LOC122019533 gene encoding zinc finger MYM-type protein 1-like — its product is MIRDELGDAKFCILVDEAQDESKKEQMSLIFRFVNNSGFLVERFFEIVSVEDTTSANLKKSISDIFVQHNIQIHNMRRQGYDGASNMRGEWNGLQALFLRDCPYAYYVHCFAHRLQLTLVAAAKDVPSIWQFFSYLTSIVNFVTSSPKRLSDLQSAQQEEIAYMLAIGECESGTGANQIGTLHRPGATRWSSHYDSVRNLIDMYAATCKILGNLSENGPNGTIRGEACGLCNMITSFEFVFVLFLMEKILETTDILCQALQNKSQDIVNALKFVSTTKVILLKFREDGWDEFFVKVKVFCERHNIEMPDMSCGYKVNRYCQQRDHVTVEHHYHYNIFNAAIDFQVMELNCRFSEATMELLALCSALDPTDSFKKFNMGDICKLASKFYPADFSQQEIHALRVELEHYQLDIVCDHEFQQISTLSVLYREMIVTKKAESYVMIQRLIRLVLTLPVSTATAERAFSSMKFLKTARRNKMDDDLLSDCMILYIERQLSEKIDLESVIDEFYTLKSRRAQLK